In Humulus lupulus chromosome 7, drHumLupu1.1, whole genome shotgun sequence, the following are encoded in one genomic region:
- the LOC133791997 gene encoding uncharacterized protein LOC133791997 — protein MDSENVFDIYSAPKAPTAPLRKKKTSKRHPGESSKAPQAKKPHTTGVPKDGPSVNATPPPSPHEQQTPPAPAGSTPSPPAPADHTQQANPASTGSDISSHALRLVKDKVAKILKHERCQEAMAGTETMDVDQILNYALNEFASTMLTLTTDCLQSGAVTKQAKSLEQRHANELKAAEAKYAEQLAKVLEEKNKLAELREKQNSLDKAIEQRDQFKESNRVKYRAAKKLEEDLIASRQETTTLEGWIKELEKANASNLERNAELARCAARLAEEERARIPASPEISLATGMDRGEADAEEAVNQDAPQDPPIP, from the exons ATGGACTCAGAAAATGTGTTCGACATTTACAGCGCCCCTAAGGCTCCCACGGCTCCCTTGAGGAAAAAGAAAACAAGCAAGAGGCATCCTGGTGAAAGCAGTAAAGCGCCTCAGGCTAAGAAACCTCACACTACAGGCGTCCCAAAGGACGGACCCTCAGTCAATGCAACTCCACCACCTTCTCCCcacgagcagcagactccccctgctcctgcTGGGTCGACACCATCTCCACCGGCCCCAGCCGACCATACTCAGCAGGCCAATCCTGCTTCCACAGGCAGTGACATATCGAGTCATGCCTTAAGATTGGTCAAAGACAAAGTGGCCAAGATTTTGAAGCACGAACGATGCCAAGAGGCAATGGCTGGGACGGAGacgatggacgtcgaccagatctTAAACTACGCCTTGAACGAGTttgccagt ACAATGCTGACCCTTACTACCGACTGTCTCCAATCGGGTGCTGTTACTAAGCAGGCCAAATCTTTGGAGCAACGACATGCTaatgaactcaaagctgccgaagcgAAATATGCCGAACAGCTTGCAAaagtgctcgaggagaagaataaaCTGGCTGAGTTGAGGGAGAAGCAAAATTCTCTGGACAAAGCCATCGAGCAGAgggaccagttcaaggagtctaaccgcgtcaAATACCGCGCAGCTAAAAAGCTCGAGGAGGACTTGATTGCGagtagacaagagactacaaccttggagggctGGATCAAGGAgcttgagaaagccaatgccagcaatttggaaag AAACGCCGAGCTTGCTCGTTGTGCTGCTCGACTGGCAGAGGAAGAAAGAGCGAggattcctgcttcccctgaGATCTCGCTGGCCACTGGGATGGACAGAGGAGAAGCTGATGCTGAAGAAGCGGTCAACCAGGATGCTCCCCAAGATCCTCCAATCCCTTag